One region of Bubalus kerabau isolate K-KA32 ecotype Philippines breed swamp buffalo chromosome 6, PCC_UOA_SB_1v2, whole genome shotgun sequence genomic DNA includes:
- the GBP5 gene encoding guanylate-binding protein 5 isoform X1, which translates to MAPLIHMPEPLCLIENTNGPLLVNPEALKILSAIRQPVVVVAIVGLYRTGKSYLMNKLAGKNKGFSVGSTVQSHTKGIWMWCVPHPKKPNHTLVLLDTEGLGDVEKGDKTNDTHISVLALLLCSTFVYNTMNKIDQGAIDLLHYVTELSHLLRIDTSPNLNRVDDAANFVRICPDLVWTLRDFYLGLEANGQLITADEYLENSLRPKQGTNQHLQNFNLPRLCIQKFFPVKKCFIFDLPTHQKKLAQLETLHNDDLDPKFVQQVAEFCSYIFSHSKTKTLSGGIKASGSHLENLVQTYVNAINSGDLPCMESEVLTLAQIKNSAAVQKAIAHYNQEMGQKLQLPAETLQELLDLHRASEKKAIEVFMKNSFKDEDQGYQKKLEMQLAAKQNDFHKRNLEASQNRCSALLEDIFHPLEENVKQGVYSKPGGHRLFIQQRDKLKAKYNQEPRKGIQAEEALQKYLESKESMSVTILQTDLALTAMEKEIEGITEEFIKAEAQRLMESLMQHQQMMESRKIFHQEQVRLMEINRVYQEALQQRVMECQLQEEVKKLKEKLQAENRKLHDELQNLPRNDSPDDTCLLL; encoded by the exons ATGGCCCCATTGATTCACATGCCAGAACCCTTGTGCCTCATTGAGAACACTAATGGGCCACTGCTGGTTAATCCAGAAGCTCTGAAGATCCTGTCTGCCATCAGACAGCCTGTTGTGGTGGTGGCTATCGTGGGCCTCTACCGCACAGGCAAGTCCTACCTGATGAACAAGCTGGCTGGGAAGAACAAGG GATTCTCAGTTGGATCTACAGTGCAGTCTCACACGAAGGGCATCTGGATGTGGTGTGTGCCTCACCCCAAGAAACCAAACCACACCCTGGTTCTTCTTGACACTGAGGGACTCGGAGATGTAGAGAAG GGTGACAAGACAAATGACACCCATATATCTGTACTGGCACTACTATTGTGTAGTACTTTTGTATACAACACCATGAACAAAATTGACCAGGGGGCTATCGACCTCTTGCA CTATGTGACAGAACTGTCACATCTGCTCAGAATAGATACCTCACCTAATCTTAACAGGGTAGATGATGCAGCTAACTTTGTGAGAATCTGTCCAGACTTAGTGTGGACTCTGAGAGATTTCTACCTTGGCCTGGAAGCAAATGGGCAACTCATCACAGCAGATGAATATCTGGAGAATTCACTGAGGCCAAAGCAAG GCACCAACCAACATCTTCAAAATTTTAATCTGCCCCGTCTGTGTATACAGAAATTTTTTCCAGTAAAGAAATGCTTCATTTTTGACTTGCCCACTCACCAGAAGAAGCTTGCCCAGCTTGAGACACTGCATAATGATGATCTGGATCCTAAGTTTGTACAACAAGTGGCAGAATTCTGTTCCTACATCTTTAGCCATTCCAAGACTAAAACTCTTTCAGGAGGCATCAAGGCCAGTGGATCTC ATCTAGAGAACCTAGTGCAGACCTATGTCAATGCCATCAACAGTGGGGATCTGCCCTGCATGGAAAGTGAAGTCCTGACCTTGGCCCAGATTAAGAACTCGGCTGCAGTGCAAAAGGCCATTGCCCATTATAACCAGGAGATGGGCCAGAAGCTGCAGCTGCCCGCAGAAACCCTTCAGGAACTGCTGGACCTGCACAGGGCCAGTGAGAAAAAGGCCATTGAAGTCTTCATGAAGAACTCTTTCAAGGATGAGGACCAAGGGTACCAGAAAAAATTAGAG ATGCAGCTAGCAGCCAAACAGAATGACTTTCATAAACGAAATTTGGAGGCATCACAGAATCGTTGCTCAGCTTTACTTGAGGATATTTTTCATCCTCTAGAAGAAAATGTGAAGCAAGGGGTTTATTCAAAACCCGGGGGCCATCGTCTCTTCATTCAGCAGAGAGACAAGCTGAAGGCAAAGTACAATCAGGAGCCCAGGAAAGGAATACAG GCTGAGGAAGCTCTTCAGAAATATTTAGAGTCCAAGGAGTCTATGAGTGTTACCATTTTGCAGACAGACCTGGCTCTCACAGCAATGGAAAAGGAGATTGAAG GTATAACAGAAGAGTTTATAAAGGCTGAAGCACAAAGGCTGATGGAAAGTCTAATGCAGCATCAGCAAATGATGGAGTCGAGGAAGATATTCCATCAGGAACAAGTGAGACTAATGGAGATAAACAGAGTATACCAGGAGGCACTGCAACAGAGGGTCATGGAATGTCAGCTCCAG GAAGAGGTTAAAAAGCTCAAGGAGAAATTGCAAGCTGAGAACAGAAAACTTCATGATGAACTCCAGAATCTTCCAAGGAATGACTCACCAGATGATACATGCCTCTTACTCTAA
- the GBP5 gene encoding guanylate-binding protein 5 isoform X2, which produces MAPLIHMPEPLCLIENTNGPLLVNPEALKILSAIRQPVVVVAIVGLYRTGKSYLMNKLAGKNKGFSVGSTVQSHTKGIWMWCVPHPKKPNHTLVLLDTEGLGDVEKGDKTNDTHISVLALLLCSTFVYNTMNKIDQGAIDLLHYVTELSHLLRIDTSPNLNRVDDAANFVRICPDLVWTLRDFYLGLEANGQLITADEYLENSLRPKQGTNQHLQNFNLPRLCIQKFFPVKKCFIFDLPTHQKKLAQLETLHNDDLDPKFVQQVAEFCSYIFSHSKTKTLSGGIKASGSHLENLVQTYVNAINSGDLPCMESEVLTLAQIKNSAAVQKAIAHYNQEMGQKLQLPAETLQELLDLHRASEKKAIEVFMKNSFKDEDQGYQKKLEMQLAAKQNDFHKRNLEASQNRCSALLEDIFHPLEENVKQGVYSKPGGHRLFIQQRDKLKAKYNQEPRKGIQEEVKKLKEKLQAENRKLHDELQNLPRNDSPDDTCLLL; this is translated from the exons ATGGCCCCATTGATTCACATGCCAGAACCCTTGTGCCTCATTGAGAACACTAATGGGCCACTGCTGGTTAATCCAGAAGCTCTGAAGATCCTGTCTGCCATCAGACAGCCTGTTGTGGTGGTGGCTATCGTGGGCCTCTACCGCACAGGCAAGTCCTACCTGATGAACAAGCTGGCTGGGAAGAACAAGG GATTCTCAGTTGGATCTACAGTGCAGTCTCACACGAAGGGCATCTGGATGTGGTGTGTGCCTCACCCCAAGAAACCAAACCACACCCTGGTTCTTCTTGACACTGAGGGACTCGGAGATGTAGAGAAG GGTGACAAGACAAATGACACCCATATATCTGTACTGGCACTACTATTGTGTAGTACTTTTGTATACAACACCATGAACAAAATTGACCAGGGGGCTATCGACCTCTTGCA CTATGTGACAGAACTGTCACATCTGCTCAGAATAGATACCTCACCTAATCTTAACAGGGTAGATGATGCAGCTAACTTTGTGAGAATCTGTCCAGACTTAGTGTGGACTCTGAGAGATTTCTACCTTGGCCTGGAAGCAAATGGGCAACTCATCACAGCAGATGAATATCTGGAGAATTCACTGAGGCCAAAGCAAG GCACCAACCAACATCTTCAAAATTTTAATCTGCCCCGTCTGTGTATACAGAAATTTTTTCCAGTAAAGAAATGCTTCATTTTTGACTTGCCCACTCACCAGAAGAAGCTTGCCCAGCTTGAGACACTGCATAATGATGATCTGGATCCTAAGTTTGTACAACAAGTGGCAGAATTCTGTTCCTACATCTTTAGCCATTCCAAGACTAAAACTCTTTCAGGAGGCATCAAGGCCAGTGGATCTC ATCTAGAGAACCTAGTGCAGACCTATGTCAATGCCATCAACAGTGGGGATCTGCCCTGCATGGAAAGTGAAGTCCTGACCTTGGCCCAGATTAAGAACTCGGCTGCAGTGCAAAAGGCCATTGCCCATTATAACCAGGAGATGGGCCAGAAGCTGCAGCTGCCCGCAGAAACCCTTCAGGAACTGCTGGACCTGCACAGGGCCAGTGAGAAAAAGGCCATTGAAGTCTTCATGAAGAACTCTTTCAAGGATGAGGACCAAGGGTACCAGAAAAAATTAGAG ATGCAGCTAGCAGCCAAACAGAATGACTTTCATAAACGAAATTTGGAGGCATCACAGAATCGTTGCTCAGCTTTACTTGAGGATATTTTTCATCCTCTAGAAGAAAATGTGAAGCAAGGGGTTTATTCAAAACCCGGGGGCCATCGTCTCTTCATTCAGCAGAGAGACAAGCTGAAGGCAAAGTACAATCAGGAGCCCAGGAAAGGAATACAG GAAGAGGTTAAAAAGCTCAAGGAGAAATTGCAAGCTGAGAACAGAAAACTTCATGATGAACTCCAGAATCTTCCAAGGAATGACTCACCAGATGATACATGCCTCTTACTCTAA